The nucleotide sequence AGCTTCCTGTATTTTTAATAACTAATCCTCTCATATGTTTATTTTAAAAACAGAGGCGCCAGAACCTGACGCCTCATTAAAATTATACAGTCATAATTTCTTTTTCCTTCGCTGCGTAGAGATCGTCTATCTTTTTGATATACTTATCATGAATTTTCTGCACTTCTGCTTCTGCATCTTTTTCCACATCTTCCGGAATACCCTCTTTTATTCCTTTCTTCAATGCTTCAATAGCATCACGGCGGGCGTTGCGAACACTAATTTTAGCAGTCTCGGCTTCTTGTTTTGATTGCTTTGCCAGCTGGCGGCGACGTTCCTCTGTAAGAGGAGGGATTCCAAGACGAATTATCTCTCCGTTATTTTCGGGGGTTATCCCTACTTCGGAGTTCATAATAGCCTTTTCAATTTCTTTGATAAGCGGCTTTTCCCACGGAGTAATGATAATCGTTTTAGCATCCGGTGTATTTACAGATGCCACATTTGCAAGGGGCACGAGGCTTCCGTAATAAGGAACACGTACTCCATCCAAAATCTTGGGATTGGCCTTGCCGGCACGAATATGAGCTAATTGTTCATCCAGATGTTCAATCGCGAATGTCATTTTCTCTTCTGCTGCCTTTACGAACTGTTTCGTATCTACCATAACTGCTTATAAAATTTGATTTTTTGTTTTTCGACTAACAAAAATAAGAAAGTTTTCCGACTTTACAAACTCTTTTTTAATTATGTACCAAAGTACCTATCTGTTCGCCACTCATCACTCGTTTAAGATTACCATTTGTATCCATATCGAAGACAATGATGGGAAGGTTGTTTTCTTTACACATCGTTGTGGCAGTAAGGTCCATAACCTTAAGCCCGCGTGTATATATCTCGTCGTATGTTATATCTGTAAATTTGGTTGCTGTGGGATCTTTCTCAGGGTCGGCTGTATAGATTCCATCCACCCTTGTTCCTTTAAGCATCACATCTGCTTCAATCTCTATACCACGTAACGAAGAGCCTGTATCCGTTGTAAAGAAAGGATTTCCGGTTCCGCCGGACATAATTACCACATGACCTTTTTCCATCAATTCGATGGCTCGCCATTTGTTGTAAAATTCTCCGATTGGCTCCATACGGATAGCAGTAAGCACACTTGCTTTAACGCCCAGCGATACCAGAGCAGAACTTAATGCCAGGCTATTGATGACAGTCGCCAACATTCCCATCTGATCTCCTTTTACCCGATCAAAACCTTTGGATGTACCGCTCAATCCGCGGAAAATATTACCTCCGCCAATTACTATACCAATCTGGATGCCCATTTCAGCAATTTCTTTAATTTGCTCAGCATATTCTGTAAGTCGAGCCTCATCTATACCATACGACTTACCGCCCATGAGCGATTCGCCACTTAGTTTCAGAAGTATTCTTTTGTATTGAAGCATGAAATCCTTTATTTGTTCATTTATTATTTTACAAAAGTAAGCTATTTGCTTAATTAAGCAATTACAATCGGCTGTTTTTTATATATACTAACGCTTAACTCAGACTTAAGAGGATTGTAATCAAGGTGTAATCTACCAAAACTACTTTTGTACTAACCAAAACCTTTTTCCTAACTTTATGCGGCGGTTAACATTCAGCGGAGTGTTTGCTGCCGCTTTATTATTTACAATAACGAACCTCTTTAAATGCATAACGCCTTAAAATGCCGTCCTGAAGTTGCAGCACGAGGTGACCGGTTGGTTCAATATCATAGATTCGGGCAGTAAATTCTCCATCGTCGTCCGAAAATGGATAATAACCACCCCTCCGGTACAAAGCTTCGCGGTATTTATTGCGTATAACATCTTCTTCGCCTTTCAACAGCCGCAAGTACCACTTATATAAAATGGATAGAAACCGGTCAAGCACGTCATCCGCATCATAGACAGATCCAGTAATCTGTGCCAGTGAAACCGGATTCGGAGCATCGCTTCTAAATTCAAGCTGATTTAAGTTGATCCCGATTCCAATTATAGTCGCGTAAATATTCTTCCCGCAAAGATCGTTTTCAATAAGCATACCGCAAATCTTCTTATCCTTCCAGTAAATATCGTTGGGCCATTTTACCGTAATATGATCTGTGTAGGCATCAAGAACCTCCTTAACACTAAGAGCAGCCAACTGAGAGAGAACAAACTGCCGGTTGGCTGGAACAGTCTCAGGATAGAGCACAACGCTAAAAGTAAGATTCTTTCCGGCTTCCGACTCCCAGACATTCCCAACCTGTCCGCGCCCTGCCGTTTGAAAACCGGCAACTACAACAGAACCTTCTTCAATCTGCCCCGTAGCCATTCTTTCCCGTAGAGCCTTGTTGGTGGAATCTGTTTCCTCAATAAAGGTTATGTGCGACATATCAGGGTTTTTCTTTATATTCATCCTGGATTGCACGGGGTAATTTTGCTATCACTTCCCGATAAGAATGGTGAATCCAGCGTTTGATTTCAGCCTCCTCCATATCTCTCGTCAGATAAATAGCATTCCAATACTTTTTATTAAAATGAAAAGCCGGAGTTACCGCCTGGTAGCGGTCTCTTAACTCCTCCACATAATCCGTTGAACACTTCAGCGCAATGTGGGGCTCGTCGGCATCGAGAGGGAGCAACAAATACATTTTATTCTCCACTTTAAAGACAAGCGACACATCATCGAACGGGAAACATTCTGTGGTTCCCCTTAACGACAAACAATAGGCTCTTACTTCTTCGATATTCATAGCTTTACCAGATATAATTACTTACGCAAGGGCGCATAAAACGCGTCCTCAATATGTTCTGTCTGATAGCCGTTAGAATCTTTAACAACGGCAATTATATCAAAACGGATGGATAGATCCATATCGTATTTACGGGCATACACATCCGCAGCGCTCACAATACACTTAATTTTTGCCGAATCAACGGCATCGAGGGGAGAGACAAGATAATTTTCCGAACGCGTCTTGACTTCCACCACTACAAGTTCGTTTCCATCAATAGCCACAATATCCAGTTCTTTGTGCCGATACCGCCAATTTTGATGTAAGATTGTATATCCTTTTTTCTCAAGGACTGTCCGGGCAATATCTTCGCCCTCTTTTCCTGTATTATTGTGTGCAGCCATAGCTATAATTTGTACAAATGTAATCATTTTCTTTTTTATTAGGCCTTTCAGCGTTACATTTGCATTGTATGAAAAAGGACAGGAAATACGCACACACAAATCCGGGTCAGCCACGGATACATAAGATTACCTTTATGCTCAATGAAGACGAGCATAAGGCGGTAGACCGCTACCTGTCCAAATACAAGATAGAGAATAAATCAAGGTGGTACAGAGAGACCATCATTTCGCACATTCTGAAAAATCTGGAAGAAGATTATCCAACTCTTTTCCGGGAAAATGAAATGAGAAGATGAATCCACTGACAGACGAATATTTTATGAAGCAGGCTCTGGCGGAAGCCAGACTTGCGGCCGAAGAAGGCGAAGTTCCTGTAGGAGCCGTTGTTGTTTGCAACAACCAGATTATTGCCCGCGGACATAATCAGACTGAACGGCTTAATGATCCTACTGCCCATGCCGAAATGATTGCTTTAACGGCAGCAACCGGGGTATTGGGAGCCAAATATTTACCCGATTGCATTTTATATGTTACTGTGGAGCCTTGTATCATGTGTGCGGGAGCCATTGGTTGGGCACAGGTAAGCACAATAGTGTACGGTGCCTCCGACGAAAAAAGAGGCTTCAGCATCTATGCCCCGAAAGCATTCCATCCCAAAGCCATCGTAAAGAAGGGAATTCTGGAGAAAGAGTGCGCCGATGAAATGGTTTCCTTTTTCAAAAAGAAACGCTAAGGAACATTATTCCTTCACTTCTTCGTAATCGATATACTCTCCGTCCTCTTTGGTAAATAGTTTCTTTTTGGAAGAAACAGGTTCCTCTCTGGGCGCAGATTGCTGCTGTCTGTTAGCTGAAGAAGCATGACGACGATTCGTTTCTGAGTTTGAAGATCCGAAAAGAACTCTTTTAAATGTTCTTATCACAGAGAATCCCAACAACAGAACCAGCAAAAGAAAGAAACCGAAGATTAA is from uncultured Macellibacteroides sp. and encodes:
- a CDS encoding MmcQ/YjbR family DNA-binding protein, which codes for MNIEEVRAYCLSLRGTTECFPFDDVSLVFKVENKMYLLLPLDADEPHIALKCSTDYVEELRDRYQAVTPAFHFNKKYWNAIYLTRDMEEAEIKRWIHHSYREVIAKLPRAIQDEYKEKP
- a CDS encoding nucleoside deaminase, whose protein sequence is MNPLTDEYFMKQALAEARLAAEEGEVPVGAVVVCNNQIIARGHNQTERLNDPTAHAEMIALTAATGVLGAKYLPDCILYVTVEPCIMCAGAIGWAQVSTIVYGASDEKRGFSIYAPKAFHPKAIVKKGILEKECADEMVSFFKKKR
- a CDS encoding biotin--[acetyl-CoA-carboxylase] ligase codes for the protein MSHITFIEETDSTNKALRERMATGQIEEGSVVVAGFQTAGRGQVGNVWESEAGKNLTFSVVLYPETVPANRQFVLSQLAALSVKEVLDAYTDHITVKWPNDIYWKDKKICGMLIENDLCGKNIYATIIGIGINLNQLEFRSDAPNPVSLAQITGSVYDADDVLDRFLSILYKWYLRLLKGEEDVIRNKYREALYRRGGYYPFSDDDGEFTARIYDIEPTGHLVLQLQDGILRRYAFKEVRYCK
- a CDS encoding DUF4834 family protein, which codes for MFKFLFLIFGFFLLLVLLLGFSVIRTFKRVLFGSSNSETNRRHASSANRQQQSAPREEPVSSKKKLFTKEDGEYIDYEEVKE
- the pyrH gene encoding UMP kinase; translation: MLQYKRILLKLSGESLMGGKSYGIDEARLTEYAEQIKEIAEMGIQIGIVIGGGNIFRGLSGTSKGFDRVKGDQMGMLATVINSLALSSALVSLGVKASVLTAIRMEPIGEFYNKWRAIELMEKGHVVIMSGGTGNPFFTTDTGSSLRGIEIEADVMLKGTRVDGIYTADPEKDPTATKFTDITYDEIYTRGLKVMDLTATTMCKENNLPIIVFDMDTNGNLKRVMSGEQIGTLVHN
- a CDS encoding YraN family protein; protein product: MAAHNNTGKEGEDIARTVLEKKGYTILHQNWRYRHKELDIVAIDGNELVVVEVKTRSENYLVSPLDAVDSAKIKCIVSAADVYARKYDMDLSIRFDIIAVVKDSNGYQTEHIEDAFYAPLRK
- the frr gene encoding ribosome recycling factor, with the protein product MVDTKQFVKAAEEKMTFAIEHLDEQLAHIRAGKANPKILDGVRVPYYGSLVPLANVASVNTPDAKTIIITPWEKPLIKEIEKAIMNSEVGITPENNGEIIRLGIPPLTEERRRQLAKQSKQEAETAKISVRNARRDAIEALKKGIKEGIPEDVEKDAEAEVQKIHDKYIKKIDDLYAAKEKEIMTV